One Pseudochaenichthys georgianus chromosome 7, fPseGeo1.2, whole genome shotgun sequence DNA segment encodes these proteins:
- the LOC117449897 gene encoding amphoterin-induced protein 3 yields MTFRLYPLLVLLCHGSEGVCPPMCICVSDTAGCSSCGLTKLPQSLPTYSVILDLSHNYLSWLGVGSFKKMPKLEKLLLTHNELVSLDEGVFTNASSLRYLDLSSNKLRVVEQHYFQGLWKLEELLLFNNKITQLEAGMLNGLSSLKKAYFSLNQITYFPFFSITDHSHPFMSMLDLSSNRLSRLPWVDVKALPMLVQRGLYLHNNSLICDCSMYSVFWHWDLRGYETLRDFTEEHTCTIYGNTRSFVRFLRQPRFFRNCTVEKPMSLPVTVFLSKLTVTEGEMVRLDCETSLSSRDLSFAWLTPSKGCITQTSINDTLMNLFPNGTLDIQATKVNDSGLYVCTAQDMKHALNATREVNVTVVLPQTETFNTGYTTLIACMLSMLFIFVYLYLTPCRCSCCTQPGPRSVFSSSRRSHHRSQSSKRVAFMEPMLTEEKPEWPPKS; encoded by the coding sequence ATGACCTTCAGACTGTATCCTCTGCTGGTGCTGCTCTGTCACGGCTCTGAGGGAGTCTGTCCCCCCATGTGCATCTGTGTATCTGACACAGCGGGCTGCAGCTCCTGTGGTCTGACCAAGCTTCCTCAGTCCCTGCCGACCTACTCTGTCATCCTCGACCTCAGCCACAACTACCTGTCCTGGCTGGGTGTGGGCAGTTTCAAAAAGATGCCCAAATTGGAAAAACTCCTATTGACCCACAACGAGCTTGTCTCCCTGGACGAAGGCGTGTTTACAAATGCCTCCAGCCTCAGGTACCTTGACCTGTCCTCCAACAAGCTGCGTGTGGTGGAGCAACACTACTTCCAGGGGCTGTGGAAGCTGGAGGAGCTCCTTCTCTTCAATAATAAGATCACACAGTTGGAGGCTGGGATGTTGAATGGCCTCAGCAGTTTAAAAAAGGCCTACTTCAGCCTGAACCAGATCACATACTTCCCTTTCTTCTCCATCACAGACCATAGTCACCCTTTCATGTCCATGCTGGATCTCTCGTCCAACCGTTTGAGTCGTCTGCCATGGGTGGATGTGAAAGCTTTGCCCATGCTGGTGCAGCGGGGGCTGTACCTCCACAACAACTCTCTGATCTGTGACTGCTCCATGTACAGCGTTTTCTGGCATTGGGATCTGAGGGGTTACGAAACACTGAGGGACTTTACGGAGGAGCACACTTGCACCATCTATGGGAACACGCGATCGTTCGTGCGTTTCCTGAGACAACCCCGCTTCTTCCGTAACTGCACAGTGGAAAAACCCATGTCACTCCCGGTGACTGTGTTCCTGTCTAAGCTGACGGTGACAGAGGGAGAAATGGTGCGTCTAGACTGCGAAACATCCCTAAGTAGCAGAGACCTCTCATTTGCATGGCTCACCCCCAGCAAGGGGTGCATAACCCAGACGAGCATAAATGACACTCTAATGAACTTGTTTCCCAACGGTACCTTGGATATTCAAGCAACCAAGGTCAATGACTCAGGTTTGTACGTGTGCACAGCTCAGGATATGAAACACGCACTAAATGCGACCCGGGAGGTGAATGTGACGGTGGTGTTGCCACAAACCGAAACATTCAACACAGGCTACACAACCTTGATAGCCTGTATGTTGTCCATGTTGTTCATCTTCGTGTACCTCTACCTGACTCCGTGTCGCTGCAGCTGCTGCACACAGCCGGGACCTCGCTCTGTTTTCTCCAGCTCCAGAAGAAGCCATCACAGGTCCCAAAGCAGCAAGCGTGTAGCATTCATGGAGCCAATGTTAACTGAAGAAAAACCTGAATGGCCACCTAAAAGTTAA